A single genomic interval of Anolis carolinensis isolate JA03-04 chromosome X, rAnoCar3.1.pri, whole genome shotgun sequence harbors:
- the aifm3 gene encoding apoptosis-inducing factor 3 isoform X6 yields the protein MSPNGKASPIIYKANGTSRHYQLEEHPVALNPYRNLKDVVEASVCYVKDLDNGQMREVDLGCGKALLVKENGEFYAMGHKCPHYGAPLVKGVLSKGRIRCPWHGACFNIGTGDIEDFPGLDSLPKFQVKIEKEKVYIRASKQALQTQRRTKVMGKCISLSNYSISSTNVLIIGAGPAGLVCAETLRQEGFSDRIVMCTMDRHLPYDRPKLSKSMDSHADQIALRPKEFFRTYDIEVLTEMQVVAVDVKNKTAVFKDGFKMEYNKLLLATGNTPKTLSCKGKEVENVFTIRTVEDANRVVKLATSKNAVVVGASFLGMEVAAYLSDRAHSVSVVELEEVPFKKFFGEKVGRALMKMFENNRVKFYMQTEVSELREQEGKLKEVVLKSGKVLRADVCVIGIGATPATGFLKQSGVHVDSKGFIAVNKMMQTSIPGVFAAGDAVAFPLSLRNNKKVNIPHWQMAHMHGRIAALNMLAHGTEISTVPYLWTAMFGKSIRYAGHGEGFDDVIIRGDLDELKFVAFYTKNDEVVAVASMNYDPLVSKVADVMGAGRTIRKRDVELFIRYGKIGDMSWLTGKGS from the exons ATGTCGCCCAACGGGAAGGCCAGCCCCATCATCTACAAGGCCAACGGCACCTCGCGGCATTACCAGCTGGAGGAGCACCCCGTCGCCCTCAACCCTTACCGGAACCTGAAGGACGTGGTGGAGGCCTCCGTTTGTTACGTCAAAGACCTGGACAACGGGCA GATGCGAGAGGTGGATCTGGGCTGCGGCAAGGCCTTGCTGGTGAAAGAAAACGGGGAGTTTTATGCCATGGGTCATAAGTGCCCCCATTATGGTGCGCCACTGGTGAAAG GGGTTCTGTCCAAGGGACGCATCCGCTGCCCCTGGCACGGGGCCTGCTTCAACATCGGCACGGGAGACATCGAAGACTTCCCCGGCTTGGACAGCTTGCCCAAATTTCAG GTGAAAATCGAGAAAGAGAAGGTGTACATTCGAGCGAGCAAACAG GCTCTCCAGACGCAACGGCGCACCAAAGTGATGGGCAAGTGCATCTCCCTCAGCAACTACAGCATCAGCAGTACCAACGTGCTCATCATCGGGGCAG GTCCCGCCGGATTGGTATGTGCCGAAACATTGCGGCAAGAGGGCTTCTCGGACCGGATTGTGATGTGCACCATGGACAGGCACTTGCCCTACGACAGACCCAAGCTAAGCAAG TCAATGGATTCCCACGCAGACCAGATTGCATTGCGCCCCAAAGAGTTCTTCCGGACCTATGACATCGAGGTCCTGACCGAAATGCAG GTGGTGGCCGTTGACGTCAAGAACAAGACGGCGGTCTTCAAGGACGGGTTCAAGATGGAGTATAACAAGCTGCTCCTTGCAACTGGGAACAC GCCTAAAACCCTTAGCTGTAAAGGCAAGGAAGTGGAGAATGTGTTTACCATCCGGACCGTGGAAGACGCCAACCGGGTGGTCAAGCTGGCCACCAGCAAGAACGCCGTCGTGGTCGGAGCCTCCTTCCTAG GCATGGAGGTGGCGGCCTATCTCTCCGACCGGGCCCACTCCGTCTCGGTGGTGGAGCTGGAAGAGGTGCCTTTCAAGAAGTTCTTTGGGGAGAAGGTTGGCCGGGCCCTCATGAAG ATGTTTGAGAACAACCGAGTGAAATTTTACATGCAGACCGAAGTCTCCGAACTGCGGGAACAGGAGGGCAAG CTGAAAGAGGTGGTTCTGAAGAGCGGCAAAGTTCTCCGGGCCGATGTCTGTGTCATAGGCATAG GTGCCACCCCGGCGACCGGCTTCTTGAAGCAGAGCGGTGTCCATGTGGACTCGAAAGGTTTCATTGCGGTGAATAAG ATGATGCAGACCAGCATCCCGGGCGTTTTTGCAGCTGGAGACGCCGTGGCCTTCCCGCTGTCGCTGCGGAATAACAAGAAGGTGAACATCCCTCATTGGCAGATGGCACACATGCACG GGCGCATAGCGGCCCTAAACATGTTGGCGCATGGGACCGAAATCAGCACCGTCCCTTACCTGTGGACAGCGATGTTTGGGAAGAGCATCCGCTATGCAG GTCACGGAGAAGGCTTTGATGACGTGATCATTCGGGGGGACTTGGATGAGCTGAAGTTTGTAGCCTTTTACACCAA GAACGATGAAGTGGTCGCTGTGGCCAGCATGAACTACGAccccctggtctccaaagtcgcGGACGTCATGGGCGCCGGGAGAACCATCCGGAAACGAGACGTGGA GCTCTTCATCCGCTACGGCAA AATCGGAGACATGTCTTGGCTAACCGGGAAAGGGTCCTAA